In Thermococcus sp., the DNA window CTTCAACTACGACATCGGAGACCTCGCGAGGGTTGAGAATGGTAAGGTCAAGAATATAATCCGCGTCAAGGATGTGATAAGCCTCGCCGGGGCAAAGCTCCACATAGACCAGATCATGGGGGTAGTCTACGACCACCCCGAGCTTCTCGACTTTGTGATAATCTACCACCCACTCTCTCCGGAGAATCCCAAACCAAAAGCTGTAATCCGCGTCGCCTACGGGGAGGAAAAACCTGCCGGAATAGAGGATGAGGTGAGGGAACTTATATACGATGCCAACAACCCGATCCGCTACGAGGTCGAGGAATCCAGGCAGGCGGAGCTTGTGATAGAGGCCGTCCCTCTCGAGAAGCTCCGCGCGGACCTCCCTAAGAGGCTCGGCAAGACGAAGAGGATATACATAGCCGGCAAAGACATTTAAAAGCTCCATAAACCCCTTTTCGTTTATTCCTTACTAACTTCATTGTCACAATGCCGAAAAATTATTTAAGACAATTCTCAAATCTCCAGCGGTGGTGCTGATGGACGGAAAAATTATTCATGATGGGATTCACGGGAGTATGAAGCTAACCGGCCTCATCCTCGACCTCGTCAAAACACCCGAGTTCCAAAGGCTCAGGAATATACGACAGCTCGGCCTGGCGTATCTCGTCTACCCCGGCGCGAACCACAGCCGCTTTGAGCACTCCCTTGGCGCGTGGAACATCGCCAAGAGGCTCTCCCAGGAGGTTGGTCTCAGTGAGGACGAGAACATGCTCCTCCAGGTGGGGGCGCTCCTCCACGACATCGGCCACGGGCCGTTCAGTCACACCTTCGAGAGCATATACAAGCATTATGTCAAGGAGCACGATCACATGCGCCTTGGACAGGATATCATACTCGGAAGGACGAACATAACCGAGAGCGAGAACGGCGGCAGGATTCCAGAGATAATCGAGGGCTACGGCTATGACTTCACGCCGGAGGATGTGGCAAACCTCATCCTCGGGAAGGCAAAAAAGACCTACCTCGGCCAGATGCTCCACGGGGATGTGGATGTAGACCAGCTCGACTACCTGATACGGGACGCCCACTACACGGGAGTCGCCCACGGCATAATCGACCTTGAGAGGCTTTTAAAGGTGCTCCGAATCCACAATGGGGAGTTAGTGGTCGATGAGAAGGGCATTGAAGCCGTTGAGGGGATGATGGTGGCGCGCTCTCTGATGTACTCGCGCGTCTACTTCCACCACACGGTTAAGATAGCGGAAGGGATGCTGACGAGGGCTCTGGAATTCGCCCTCGAAGAGGGTCACCTCTGGGACTTCTGGAGGATGATAGACTGCCGTGTGTTGGTTGAGCTTGAGGACCTTGAGGGTCTCCCGGCGGAGATGGTCAGGCGTGTGAAGTACCGCGAACTCTACAAGGCGGCCGTTCTGGCGAGCGCCAACGAGCTGAGCACGGAGGAGAAGAGGGAGCTTTTGACGGCCTACCGGAACGTTAAGAGAAGACAGGAGATAGAGCGCGCCTTAGCCGATGCAGTTGAAGCCAGTGAGGGGGAGGTCATCCTCGAGTTCAGCATAGCAGATCTAATGCTCAGTGAGCCAAGGCTTAAATCGGCTGAGATAAATGTTCTCCTAGAGAACGGCAAGATTCAACCGCTCACAAAGGTCACTCCACTGACCAACGCCCTCAAGAGGCGCCAAACCCCGCGCTGGGCGGTGCTGATAGCTTCACCTGCTGAATATGCTCCAAAGCTCAAGGAAGTCTGGAAGAAGGTGATGTTCTCTTAGGTGTATCCAGAAGTCAACCGAAGAGCTGTCTTTTTATCTCTCTTTTCAGTTCTTCTATAAGGTCTATTAGCTCGTCGGCGTCCCTTACCTCTTCAAGGCTCTCCTTTGGGATGAGCGGCACCTCACTGACAACCTCCTTCCTTGTCCTCTCAAGTATAAAGACTCCATCGGAGTTTATTATCCTCCCCACTTCAGCCACCATCTCTGCCCTCTTCACCGTGGAGCGGGTCTTGCGCTCGTCTATGCCGGTTAGAATTCTAAACTCATCCTCCTTTGAAACGGCGTTGAACGGTGCTTTATTCACCTTAACGACACCGAGACCAAGCCTCTTCAGTCGGTCGAGGATTTCCTTCTCAAGGGGCGTCTCAGGGTTGACGTTGAGGTTGGCCTCCACCAGGGAGTGGAGAACGTCAATAGGCTCAGCCAACGGCTCATCGAAGAGTTCCTCAAGCCTTACCGCGACCTCTAGGGAAACCGCCTGCTCACCACGTTCATAGTTTATCAAGCTCTTCCGTGAGACCCCTAGTAACTGGGCCAGCTCGTTTATCGAATAACCCCTCTCCTCACGGAGGCGTCTTAGGAGTTGGCCGTTAACCCTCACATAGAAGCCACCGCGCTCGGCGAAGATGGCCGGCAGTTCGTTCTCGGCGAGGATGTCGTAGAGTGTTTCAGGCCTCAACGCGTAGATCCCAAAGCGCTCGTAAACCACACCCTCCTCAAGCCCCGCGTTTTTCGTTTTCACACCAACTATGATGGGAGAAGCGTTGAAAAACTGGGCAAGGCGTTTTAAATCCTCGGCTTGATCTTCGGTTACGGTGTCGATGTTGGTGGCAACTTTAATGAACAGCAGCATGAATAACCTGCTCGCAACTAAGTCAAAGCACGAGCCACGGAACTCCATCCGCGCGGTTTTGTAGCCAGTACCCTTCAGCACGGCCTCGACGGTTTTTATAAGCCTCTCCCTGTCCATCATTTTTAAATATGCAAACGGCTTAATAAACTTAAGGTGTTGGAATGAGGCCAATAGTTCTCAAGGGCAAGCTGGTTTCGCTTGGTGTTCCACTCAGGGACGACCTTCACAAGGCGTGGCTCTGGTACAACGACCGTGACGTGAGGAGATACCTGTTAGAACCCGCCGAGGTCTTCTTCTACGAGGACGAGCTTGAGTGGTACGAGACCCTGCGCAAGGAGAAAAAGCATGAAAAGGTTTTCGCCATTGTGGAGAACTCATCCCGATCGCTCGTTGGCTTCATTGGGCTTTACAGGATAGAACAGGGGGACGGTCATGCGGAGCTCGGCTATTTCCTTGCTAGAGAGTACTGGGGCTACGGCTACGCAAGTGAGGCGGTGAAAATGGTTCTTCAGTACGCCTTTGAGTGGCTCAATCTCAGGAAGGTCTACGCCAGGGTTTACGCCCCTAACAAGGCCTCCCAGCGAGTTCTCGAGAAGAACGGCTTCGAACTCGCGGGGAGATTGAGAAAACACCACTACATACCGGAAGAAGGCTTCGTTGATGAGCTGATCTTTGAGAGGTTCAGGGCGGTTGATTTTTAAACCCCTTCCCTTTTCTCCAAACATGTTCATCCACATCGGAATCGATGACACCGACTCACCCAACGGCATGTGTACCACTTACCTAGGGGCACTTCTCTACCGCGAGCTTTCACGGATCGCAGAGCCTCTCGACCTGCCGAGGTTAATAAGGCTCAACCCAAACATTCCTTACAAAACACGCGGCAACGGCGCAGTAGCGATGAGCTTCGGGGCGGATGAAACGGTGATCCCCCAAATTAAGGACACCGTCCTCTTCTACGTGAGCCAGCTTGCTGACTTAGAGCACGAGAACACCAACCCGGGAGTGGTTTTCCTCGAGGGAAAGATCCCGAATGAGCTGAGGGAGTTCTCACTGAAGGCTTTGGGGGAGCACGTTACGATTAGGGAAGCGGAGAGAACCGCTAGGGAGGTCGGGGCCGAGTACTTCAAGTTCAAGCTTGGCCGCGGGATTATCGGTTCCCTCGCGGCCATCGGCTACCCCCTGGAGAGGTTCACCTACGAGCTTCTGGCTTATCGCGAGCCTGAGAACTGGGGGACGCCGAGAAGGGTTAAAGAAGAGAGCGTCTTTCTGGCGGATAAATGGACTTATCCATTCAGCCACGACAACGTTGACCCTCACAAGCGAATCGTTCTCATAACACCGCACGGCAAAGACCCCGTTCTCGCTGGAATAAGGGGGATTGACCACGGCAGGGTTCTCCAAGTCTTTGAGCGCGTTGAGTTCGAAGAGCCGGTCGCGTTCTACCAGCTCTACAAGACCAACCAGAACACCGACGATCACCTTACTCCAAAGAAAATTGGCGAGCTGAGGCTCTACGACAGCGCGGTAGTGAGGGGAAAGGTTGCCGGCCCTTATTGGGAGCACGGAAGGCATGTCTTCTTCGAGCTGGAGGACGAGACGGGGCGGATTCGCGTTGCAGCCTTTGAGCCGACCAAGAAGTTCCGCAACTATGTGAGAAAACTCCTGCCAGGGGATGAGATCATAGCGGCCGGTGGTGTCAAGGAGCACGGGGGTGTCCTCACGCTCAACCTGGAGAAGTTCTATCCGGTTAAGCTCGTCCCGAAGGTTGAATATCGGAAGCCGAAGTGCCCGAAGTGTGGAGGAACGATGAAGAGCAAGGGCGACTACCTCAAGTGCAAGCGCTGTGGCTACAAGATGCCGAGGAAGCTGGTTCCGGTCAAGGTGCCTCGTGACTTGGAGAAGAAAATCTACGAGGTCCCGCCAGACGCGAGGAAGCACCTGTCGAGGCCGCTTGTTCTACCGGGCGGGGAGGAGAAGATTTTAGAGCTTTTGTGATTGTCAGACTTTAGCTTTCCGAGTAACTTTTACCGGGTTAAGAAACTCTGGAAAGATATGGAGCACCGTGCGAAGGAGAATCAGTTCAAGAGCATAAGGGAGAAAGTAAAGCTCAAGAGGCATGTGTGCCCGTGAGAAGGCAGAGGTGCTTAGAGAAGCTTGAGAAGTTCGAGGAGGAGTACGAAAAGGACACGAGATAGAGGACGATGTCACGCTAGGGCACTCCTGTATCCGTTCCAGGTATGCGTGGATGTTACCCTAGACATCGTGGCAATGCTGACGAAAGACCTAGGCATAACGGTCGAGGACGACTACACGAACATAGGCAGGCTTAGGGAGAAAGACGTTCTCAGCAAGGGTGAGGTATCCCTTCTAAGAGTTTACAACGGCCTGAGAAATACAATAGTCCACAAGTACGAGAGGCTCGACCTGCACTCGGTCAAAGGGGGCCTAGATAGAATAAAACGAAAAAAGGTTATTTCATCACATTCCAAACCATCAGTGGGAAGACGAGCGTGGCATCTGCCCATATCTCCACGTAGTCCGCCTTGGCTCTTATCTTTCCCCAGCTTATCCCTTCGCTCGGAGGAGCACCGCTCAGTGAGCCGTCCCAGGGAATAGCGGTGGTAACGTAAATCGCGTAATCTGTGCCGCCGCGGAAGAGGTTGGCGTTGATTATCGCGTGCTTTGGAAGTGAGCCACCTAAGATTATTGATGCGGTCTCTTTGGCGGTAACCGCTAAGTTGTTGAGCTTCACTATGTCGTTGGCGATGTCTATGATAAGTTCTCTGTCTCTCCTCTCTTCCTTGAAGAAGTAGAGCATATCCCCAATGGAGCCGTCTGTTATAGCCGGGCAGAATATTGGCACGTTCCTCTTGTAGGCCCAGTAGATTATGCTCCGCTCCTTCTCCCTCCCAAGTTTCTCGTCCAGGTAACGGCCCATCTCATGGATGAACTCGCTGGCCGTGAGCGGCTTTTTGTGCTCCTTTTCCATCTCAAGAACCCGCTCGAAGAAGGGTATCATGTACTTCTCGAACTCGATGTAACGGTCGTTGGGCACGAAGATGTTGCCTATCCTGTTGATGCCCTTCTCGCGCATCTCGACGTCATTCACCTTCCAGTCACCGAGGATGAAGGGCTTGAGGGCTTTTATGAAGTCCTCCTCGATGCCTCCAGCCGTCGTTACTATGACGTCAACTTTACTCTCCTTCACGAGCCATGCGATCAGCTCGCGCAGGCCGGAGGAGATTATGTTCGAGGTGTATCCAAGGAAGACACGGACTTCTTTTCCATCTGCACGCTTCTTCTCGATCTTCCTCCAAATGTCGATGGCCCTTCCGAGGTGGGTCGCCTGGAAACCTATACGCTCGTAATAATCCAAAACCTCTTCAAGGCTGGAAACTTCGTCAAGCCAAGGGCCCTCTATAGGGGTCCCTTCAACCCCCTCACTCTCCTTAAGGACGATGTCTTTTGGCTCGGTCATGGGTGAAGATTGGAGAAGGGCAATTATAAACTTGTGCCCTACAAGAAGAACAGAGAATAAAAAGGTCAGACATCAAATCTCGTGCACCTTAGTTTCAATAACCTCCTCAACGTTGCCCTTCATGACCTTGCTAATAAGGCAGTAACTGTGGGTGAGATCGACGAGCCTCCCTGCCTTGGCCGCTTCCTCCTTGGGGAGCGAAAGCTCGATCGTGATTAGCATCTTCTCAAACTTAAAGCCCCCATCGCTGTCCCTGGCAAGGAGGGGCTTCACCGTAACCCTTATGCTCTTTGGATGCACTCTGAGCCTTTCACTTATACTGGTCATGGTGGTTATGAAGCACGCGGCCAACGCAGCGGGGAGCAACTGCTCGGGCCAGGTCACGTTTTCTGGCGCCCCCATCGGCGGGACTGAGAGAGGGTTGTCAACCTCGATCTCCCTTTTACCTATCGTCGTCTTCGTCCTTCCATCGCCAATCCACTCGGAAGTGGCTGAGAGGAGTTCAGCCGCAACCTGAAAGTCTATTTGCTTCATAGTATCACCCGCGGTCATTTCTTTTCGATAATCATTATAACACAGAGAATAAAAACTTAACCTTCTTTTGGGCATCGTATACGTGTGTTTTAGGGCATCGTCTCACACTCTAACACTTTTCACCCATGACTGAACCCGTCAGCCTGGCCGTAACCGGAACCGAAAGGACTTTTCCTGGAGCTTTTTTCAGGAGCCACTCCTCTATCTCCCTGGCCCTCGCCCTACCCTCCCTCATCGCCGTTCCGATGTTCCGCGGTGCAACCACATCGCCGGCAAAGAAAATCCCAGCTCCCTTCAGAATTCCCTCGTTGGCACAGACAACCTCCCTGATCGGATTCGTAGGGAGCTGGCCGATGGCGTAGGCAACGACGTCTGCATCCATTACAAACCGCTCGTCGGTGGTTACGACGCTTCCCTCCTCTATTCTCGTCTTCGCGAACTTGACGCCTTGGATCCTTTCAGCCCCTAACACCCTCACCGGGGAAGCCATCTCGATGAACTCGACACCCTCGGCAATCAGCTTTTTAATCTCAGCCTTCGCGTAGCTGTGCTCAAGGGAGCGGCGGTAGACCATTGTTATCTTCTCAGCCCCGAGGAGTCCCGCTTCAATGGCGACGTCAACCGCAGTGTAGCCGGCTCCGATTACCACGACGTGCTTCCCCTTGAGGTCCGGAATCCTCTCCCAAGGGTAGTAACCTATCCTCGCCATTTTTATGTGGTGTAAGAGCGTTAGGGCATCGTAGACACCTGGCAGTTCTGCATCGGGTATTTTCAGCTTCCTTGGCCTCCACGCTCCTGTCGTTATGAGGAGTGCATCGAACTCTCCCAAAAGCCTCTCAAGTGAGACGAAGTGCTCTACCCACTCATCGCCGAGTTCCCTCAGTGAGTCATAGACGACCTTCGTCCTGAAGTGGAAGTGAACGCCGAGCCTTTCAAGGTCCCTCACTCCTTCCCTAACGGAACTTATTGGTATCCTAGCCTCTGGGATGGCAAAGGCGACCATCCCACCCCCTTCTGGCATTTTCTCGTAAACATGAACCTCGTATCTCCGGCAGGCGAGGTAACCAGCGGCGGTGAGGCCGGCAGGTCCAGCACCGATAACCGCTATCCTGAAAGGCTTCGGTTTGGACTTTTTTCTACAGATGTAGAACCTCACCCAATCCCCCCCAAATTTTTCAAAAAATCTGTTTAGAACCGAATGTTATTCGTCTTAAGAGGCTTTCGATGGAAAAGCTGTCAAGATGACGGATTAGGTTACCCTAATCCAGGCAGTAATTGTAGAAACGCCAACCGCAAGGTTATTAGGTTGTGAGGGGTAGGGGATGGCATGAGCGTTAGAATCGACCTTAACGGCCTTGGGGTTATCATCACAGCATCCTCAAGAGGAATAGGTTTCAACGTCGCAAGGGAGCTTTTGAGAAGAAACGCAAGGGTTGTTATAAGCTCCCATAATCCCGATAATCTCAAAAAGGCCAGAGAAGAGCTGTCTGAATTCGGGGAGGTTCACGCGGTTCCGGCGAACCTGTTCAGACAGGAGGATATTGAGAAGCTCGTCAAAGTGGCCTGGGAACTCCTAGACGGTGTCAACGCCCTCGTCTGGAACGCTCCTAACGTGCCCTGCGAGCCCTGTCTCCTCCACGAGGCGGGCTACCTTAACTGGATTGAAGCCTCCGCCCTTCACACTGTTGCTCCAGGCTATCTAACGACGCTCCTCGTCCAGACGTGGCTTGAGAAGAAGATGACGGGCAGGTTCGTCTACCTCAACTCGATCTCAATAAAGGAACCGATGCCCCCCCTTGTCTTGGCAGACATTACAAGGGCTGGGCTGGTTCAGCTGGCGAAGAGCGTCTCAAGAACCTATGGGAAGCATGGGATAAGGGCATACTCGGTTCTCCTCGGTAGCTTTGACACGCCGGGCGCGAGAGAGAACCTAATGGCGGTTGCAGAAGAGAGGGGAGAACCCTTCGCGGATACCTGGGAGAGGGAAGTGCTTTCCAGAACGCCGCTCCACAGGACCGGGAGATGGAGCGAACTCGGCTCGCTCGTGGCCTTCCTCCTCAGCGACGAGGCAGAGTACATGCTCGGCTCAACCGTGGTTATCGACGGGGCGATGACGAGGGGTATTTTCCTTTGAATATTCAGGAAAATCCAACTCAAAAACAGAGGAGGAAA includes these proteins:
- the tiaS gene encoding tRNA(Ile2) 2-agmatinylcytidine synthetase TiaS, producing MFIHIGIDDTDSPNGMCTTYLGALLYRELSRIAEPLDLPRLIRLNPNIPYKTRGNGAVAMSFGADETVIPQIKDTVLFYVSQLADLEHENTNPGVVFLEGKIPNELREFSLKALGEHVTIREAERTAREVGAEYFKFKLGRGIIGSLAAIGYPLERFTYELLAYREPENWGTPRRVKEESVFLADKWTYPFSHDNVDPHKRIVLITPHGKDPVLAGIRGIDHGRVLQVFERVEFEEPVAFYQLYKTNQNTDDHLTPKKIGELRLYDSAVVRGKVAGPYWEHGRHVFFELEDETGRIRVAAFEPTKKFRNYVRKLLPGDEIIAAGGVKEHGGVLTLNLEKFYPVKLVPKVEYRKPKCPKCGGTMKSKGDYLKCKRCGYKMPRKLVPVKVPRDLEKKIYEVPPDARKHLSRPLVLPGGEEKILELL
- a CDS encoding transcriptional regulator, which codes for MDRERLIKTVEAVLKGTGYKTARMEFRGSCFDLVASRLFMLLFIKVATNIDTVTEDQAEDLKRLAQFFNASPIIVGVKTKNAGLEEGVVYERFGIYALRPETLYDILAENELPAIFAERGGFYVRVNGQLLRRLREERGYSINELAQLLGVSRKSLINYERGEQAVSLEVAVRLEELFDEPLAEPIDVLHSLVEANLNVNPETPLEKEILDRLKRLGLGVVKVNKAPFNAVSKEDEFRILTGIDERKTRSTVKRAEMVAEVGRIINSDGVFILERTRKEVVSEVPLIPKESLEEVRDADELIDLIEELKREIKRQLFG
- a CDS encoding HD domain-containing protein; protein product: MDGKIIHDGIHGSMKLTGLILDLVKTPEFQRLRNIRQLGLAYLVYPGANHSRFEHSLGAWNIAKRLSQEVGLSEDENMLLQVGALLHDIGHGPFSHTFESIYKHYVKEHDHMRLGQDIILGRTNITESENGGRIPEIIEGYGYDFTPEDVANLILGKAKKTYLGQMLHGDVDVDQLDYLIRDAHYTGVAHGIIDLERLLKVLRIHNGELVVDEKGIEAVEGMMVARSLMYSRVYFHHTVKIAEGMLTRALEFALEEGHLWDFWRMIDCRVLVELEDLEGLPAEMVRRVKYRELYKAAVLASANELSTEEKRELLTAYRNVKRRQEIERALADAVEASEGEVILEFSIADLMLSEPRLKSAEINVLLENGKIQPLTKVTPLTNALKRRQTPRWAVLIASPAEYAPKLKEVWKKVMFS
- a CDS encoding OsmC family protein, producing MKQIDFQVAAELLSATSEWIGDGRTKTTIGKREIEVDNPLSVPPMGAPENVTWPEQLLPAALAACFITTMTSISERLRVHPKSIRVTVKPLLARDSDGGFKFEKMLITIELSLPKEEAAKAGRLVDLTHSYCLISKVMKGNVEEVIETKVHEI
- a CDS encoding GNAT family N-acetyltransferase; its protein translation is MRPIVLKGKLVSLGVPLRDDLHKAWLWYNDRDVRRYLLEPAEVFFYEDELEWYETLRKEKKHEKVFAIVENSSRSLVGFIGLYRIEQGDGHAELGYFLAREYWGYGYASEAVKMVLQYAFEWLNLRKVYARVYAPNKASQRVLEKNGFELAGRLRKHHYIPEEGFVDELIFERFRAVDF
- a CDS encoding SDR family oxidoreductase; this translates as MSVRIDLNGLGVIITASSRGIGFNVARELLRRNARVVISSHNPDNLKKAREELSEFGEVHAVPANLFRQEDIEKLVKVAWELLDGVNALVWNAPNVPCEPCLLHEAGYLNWIEASALHTVAPGYLTTLLVQTWLEKKMTGRFVYLNSISIKEPMPPLVLADITRAGLVQLAKSVSRTYGKHGIRAYSVLLGSFDTPGARENLMAVAEERGEPFADTWEREVLSRTPLHRTGRWSELGSLVAFLLSDEAEYMLGSTVVIDGAMTRGIFL
- a CDS encoding deoxyhypusine synthase yields the protein MTEPKDIVLKESEGVEGTPIEGPWLDEVSSLEEVLDYYERIGFQATHLGRAIDIWRKIEKKRADGKEVRVFLGYTSNIISSGLRELIAWLVKESKVDVIVTTAGGIEEDFIKALKPFILGDWKVNDVEMREKGINRIGNIFVPNDRYIEFEKYMIPFFERVLEMEKEHKKPLTASEFIHEMGRYLDEKLGREKERSIIYWAYKRNVPIFCPAITDGSIGDMLYFFKEERRDRELIIDIANDIVKLNNLAVTAKETASIILGGSLPKHAIINANLFRGGTDYAIYVTTAIPWDGSLSGAPPSEGISWGKIRAKADYVEIWADATLVFPLMVWNVMK
- a CDS encoding FAD-dependent oxidoreductase, with translation MRFYICRKKSKPKPFRIAVIGAGPAGLTAAGYLACRRYEVHVYEKMPEGGGMVAFAIPEARIPISSVREGVRDLERLGVHFHFRTKVVYDSLRELGDEWVEHFVSLERLLGEFDALLITTGAWRPRKLKIPDAELPGVYDALTLLHHIKMARIGYYPWERIPDLKGKHVVVIGAGYTAVDVAIEAGLLGAEKITMVYRRSLEHSYAKAEIKKLIAEGVEFIEMASPVRVLGAERIQGVKFAKTRIEEGSVVTTDERFVMDADVVAYAIGQLPTNPIREVVCANEGILKGAGIFFAGDVVAPRNIGTAMREGRARAREIEEWLLKKAPGKVLSVPVTARLTGSVMGEKC